From Kineosporia succinea, the proteins below share one genomic window:
- a CDS encoding acyl-CoA dehydrogenase family protein, which translates to MSDVADFPYFALSDDLRELQAAVRELCDDKIAPHAAEADEKSEFPRASYEALKAGDFHAPHIPEAYDGVGADALATCLVIEEVARACASTSLIPAVNKLGTLPLMLGANEEQKKKYLTPVATGEAMFSYGLSEREAGSDTASMRTRAVRHGDDWVLNGQKSWITNAGESRYYTVLAVTDPDGRRGRNIGAFVVEADDEGFGVGAKERKLGIKGSPTRELHFDNVRLPGDRLVGKPDEGLQLALRTLDHTRVTIGAQAVGIAQGALDYAVGYVKERKQFGKHLAEFQGLQFMLADMAMAVESARQMVYAAAAKSERNDPDLGFFGAAAKCHASDVAMRVTVDAVQLLGGAGYVSDHPVERMMRDAKITQIYEGTNQVQRLVMARALLR; encoded by the coding sequence CGAGCTCCAGGCGGCCGTGCGGGAGCTCTGTGACGACAAGATCGCGCCGCACGCGGCCGAGGCCGACGAGAAGAGCGAGTTCCCCCGCGCCTCGTACGAGGCGCTGAAGGCGGGCGACTTCCACGCCCCGCACATCCCCGAGGCCTACGACGGGGTCGGCGCCGACGCCCTCGCCACCTGCCTGGTGATCGAGGAGGTCGCCCGGGCCTGTGCGAGCACCTCGCTGATCCCGGCGGTGAACAAGCTCGGCACGCTGCCGCTGATGCTCGGCGCGAACGAGGAGCAGAAGAAGAAGTACCTGACGCCGGTCGCGACCGGCGAGGCGATGTTCTCCTACGGCCTGTCCGAGCGGGAGGCCGGCAGCGACACCGCCAGCATGCGCACGAGGGCCGTGCGCCACGGTGACGACTGGGTGCTCAACGGCCAGAAGAGCTGGATCACGAACGCCGGTGAGAGCCGCTACTACACCGTGCTCGCGGTGACCGATCCGGACGGGCGGAGGGGCCGCAACATCGGCGCCTTCGTGGTCGAGGCCGACGACGAGGGGTTCGGGGTCGGGGCCAAGGAGCGCAAGCTCGGCATCAAGGGCAGTCCCACCCGTGAGCTGCACTTCGACAACGTGCGCCTGCCCGGCGACCGGCTGGTCGGAAAGCCCGACGAGGGGCTGCAACTCGCTCTGCGCACGCTCGACCACACCCGGGTCACGATCGGAGCCCAGGCCGTCGGTATCGCCCAGGGCGCCCTCGACTACGCGGTGGGCTACGTGAAGGAGCGCAAGCAGTTCGGCAAGCACCTGGCCGAGTTCCAGGGGCTGCAGTTCATGCTGGCCGACATGGCGATGGCCGTGGAGTCGGCGCGGCAGATGGTCTACGCGGCCGCCGCCAAGAGTGAGCGCAACGACCCCGACCTGGGGTTCTTCGGGGCGGCGGCGAAGTGCCACGCCTCCGACGTGGCGATGCGGGTGACGGTGGACGCGGTGCAGCTGCTGGGCGGCGCGGGTTACGTCTCGGACCACCCGGTGGAGCGGATGATGCGCGACGCCAAGATCACCCAGATCTACGAGGGGACGAACCAGGTCCAGCGTCTGGTGATGGCCCGGGCGCTGCTGCGCTGA
- a CDS encoding LCP family protein codes for MSVSRSPAARRSARPGTGTRHAPPRLRVARLDERRTTKPRRRGGGPPPRGPRPPRRSPDPALRALRVRRSLTLLALTLLAPGSAQVVAGPSERHYALLSRVRMTVARVSLRVWAAALIVTGLMVCAALVNRDWVLGLFTHQWVIRPLAAVFFTGALLWPLLLLDAWRIGQAPELTPKSRRWIALLTALLMLMMLVLPLALGQRVWAAADLLSGVFGSGKDSAAVDGRYNVLLLGGDTGPTRVGTRPDSINLASIDEKSGRTALFSLPRNMQNVPFPAGTPAAKAWPNGYDCGDDCLLNAIYKYGNDNPSLFPGVSDPGAEAMMQAVEGATGLKVNYYVIIDLQGFEQLIDAVGGIDMNVEARTPIGGGTSKIHGWIETGEQHLDGYHALWYARSREGTSDYDRMARQRCVMTSMVNQLDPATVLRNFQGIASAGSKVVATDIPAKRLPAFLKLATGAKRTTIESVQFVPPLIVPKHPDFAEVRRQVASTVAHLEGRTVAAATTAPAAPVVPAATAPVETPEATATPRATTASASGEGTGTATASSQSAAVDVRSVCAAG; via the coding sequence ATGTCCGTCTCCCGATCACCGGCCGCCCGACGCTCGGCGCGCCCCGGAACGGGAACTCGTCATGCACCCCCGCGACTGCGGGTGGCCCGGCTCGACGAACGGCGGACGACGAAACCACGGCGTCGTGGGGGAGGACCGCCTCCCCGGGGGCCGCGTCCACCCCGGCGGTCGCCCGACCCGGCCCTGCGCGCGCTGCGGGTACGGCGCTCGCTGACCCTTCTCGCCCTCACCCTGCTCGCCCCCGGCTCGGCCCAGGTGGTGGCCGGTCCCTCCGAGCGCCACTACGCCCTGCTCAGCCGCGTGCGGATGACGGTCGCACGGGTGTCGCTGCGGGTCTGGGCGGCCGCGCTGATCGTCACCGGCCTGATGGTGTGCGCCGCCCTGGTGAACCGCGACTGGGTGCTCGGCCTGTTCACGCACCAGTGGGTGATCCGGCCGCTGGCCGCGGTGTTCTTCACCGGTGCCCTGCTCTGGCCGCTGCTGCTGCTCGACGCCTGGCGCATCGGCCAGGCCCCGGAGCTGACCCCGAAGTCCCGGCGCTGGATCGCCCTGCTGACCGCCCTGCTGATGCTCATGATGCTCGTCCTGCCCCTGGCCCTGGGGCAGCGGGTGTGGGCCGCCGCCGACCTGCTGTCCGGGGTGTTCGGCTCGGGCAAGGACTCGGCCGCGGTGGACGGGCGCTACAACGTGCTGCTGCTCGGCGGTGACACCGGGCCGACCCGGGTGGGCACCCGGCCGGACAGCATCAACCTGGCCAGCATCGACGAGAAGAGCGGCCGCACGGCCCTGTTCAGCCTGCCGCGCAACATGCAGAACGTGCCCTTCCCGGCCGGCACCCCCGCGGCCAAGGCCTGGCCGAACGGTTACGACTGCGGTGACGACTGCCTGCTGAACGCGATCTACAAGTACGGCAACGACAATCCGTCGCTCTTCCCCGGGGTGAGTGACCCCGGCGCCGAGGCGATGATGCAGGCCGTCGAGGGAGCCACCGGGCTCAAGGTCAACTACTACGTGATCATCGACCTGCAGGGCTTCGAGCAGCTGATCGACGCGGTCGGCGGCATCGACATGAACGTCGAGGCGCGCACCCCGATCGGGGGCGGCACCTCGAAGATCCACGGCTGGATCGAGACCGGTGAGCAGCACCTCGACGGCTACCACGCCCTCTGGTACGCCCGGTCCCGCGAGGGCACGAGCGACTACGACCGGATGGCCCGCCAGCGTTGTGTGATGACGTCGATGGTCAACCAGCTCGACCCCGCCACCGTGCTGCGCAACTTCCAGGGCATCGCCTCGGCCGGCTCGAAGGTGGTGGCCACCGACATCCCGGCCAAGCGGCTGCCGGCCTTCCTCAAGCTGGCGACCGGGGCGAAGCGGACCACGATCGAGAGCGTGCAGTTCGTGCCGCCGCTGATCGTGCCGAAACACCCTGACTTCGCCGAGGTCCGGCGCCAGGTGGCGTCGACCGTCGCGCACCTGGAGGGGCGCACCGTCGCCGCCGCGACCACGGCCCCGGCGGCCCCGGTGGTCCCGGCCGCGACCGCACCGGTGGAAACCCCCGAGGCGACCGCGACGCCGCGGGCGACCACCGCGTCCGCAAGCGGTGAAGGCACCGGGACGGCCACGGCGTCATCACAGAGCGCGGCGGTGGATGTGCGCTCCGTGTGTGCCGCGGGCTGA